A section of the Streptomyces sp. CG1 genome encodes:
- a CDS encoding Fpg/Nei family DNA glycosylase — MPELPEVEALKDFLTENLVGHEVVRVLPVAISVLKTYDPPVGAFEGSEVTAVRRHGKFLDIEGSAGLHLVTHLARAGWLQWKDRLPSGPPKPGKGPLALRVALETGEGFDLTEAGTQKRLAVYVVRDPQQIEGIARLGPDPLGADCDEDRFAALLKDERRQLKGALRDQSLIAGVGNAYSDEILHAAKMSPFKLAASLTPDETHRLFAALHTTLTEAVDRSRGVAAGRLKAEKKSGLRVHGRTGESCPVCGDTIREVSFSDSSLQYCPTCQTGGKPLADRRLSRLLK, encoded by the coding sequence ATGCCGGAACTGCCCGAGGTAGAAGCGCTCAAGGACTTCCTCACCGAGAACCTGGTCGGCCATGAGGTCGTGCGGGTGCTGCCGGTCGCCATCAGCGTCCTGAAGACGTACGACCCCCCGGTCGGCGCGTTCGAGGGCAGCGAGGTCACCGCCGTGCGCCGGCACGGGAAGTTCCTCGACATCGAGGGAAGCGCCGGCCTGCACCTCGTCACCCATCTGGCCCGTGCCGGCTGGCTGCAGTGGAAGGACCGGCTGCCGTCAGGCCCGCCCAAGCCGGGCAAGGGCCCGCTCGCGCTGCGCGTGGCGCTGGAGACCGGCGAGGGCTTCGACCTCACCGAGGCCGGCACCCAGAAACGCCTCGCGGTGTACGTCGTCCGCGACCCGCAGCAGATCGAGGGCATCGCCCGGCTCGGCCCGGACCCGCTCGGCGCCGACTGCGACGAGGACCGCTTCGCGGCCCTGCTCAAGGACGAGAGACGTCAGCTGAAGGGCGCGCTGCGCGACCAGTCCCTGATCGCGGGCGTCGGCAACGCCTACAGCGACGAGATCCTGCACGCCGCGAAGATGTCCCCGTTCAAGCTCGCCGCCTCCCTGACCCCGGACGAGACCCACCGGCTCTTCGCGGCACTGCACACCACGCTCACCGAGGCGGTCGACCGCTCCCGGGGCGTGGCCGCCGGACGGCTGAAGGCGGAGAAGAAGAGCGGTCTGCGCGTCCACGGCCGCACCGGCGAGTCCTGCCCGGTGTGCGGTGACACCATCCGTGAGGTCTCCTTCAGCGACTCCTCGCTGCAGTACTGCCCGACCTGCCAGACGGGCGGCAAGCCCCTGGCGGACCGCAGACTGTCCCGGCTGCTGAAGTGA
- a CDS encoding zf-HC2 domain-containing protein, whose product MRSLERHRDVGAYALGVLDEAEAFRFEDHLMECPQCAAQVTEFGPATRQLMLYRRATPRFVHPLAQPGPRLLDRLLGEVARRQRVRRRRFLYGLAASVVLVVAGPGIVAFAGHREPAAAHVTAATDPQTGVWAEVTADAGDTGSRLLLRVKDGTGPHRCRLVVVGRDGSEQVVGTWTEHGHGTSTFTALGSSTMRPGQIDRYEVRTEEGQHLVSVEAS is encoded by the coding sequence ATGAGGTCCCTGGAAAGGCATCGCGACGTCGGCGCGTACGCGCTCGGCGTGCTGGACGAGGCGGAGGCCTTCCGCTTCGAGGACCACCTCATGGAGTGCCCGCAGTGCGCGGCACAGGTGACCGAATTCGGGCCCGCCACACGGCAGTTGATGCTGTACCGCCGGGCCACGCCGCGCTTTGTGCATCCCCTGGCCCAGCCCGGCCCCCGGCTGCTGGACCGGCTGCTCGGCGAGGTCGCGCGCCGGCAGCGGGTACGCCGCCGTCGCTTCCTGTACGGCCTGGCCGCCTCGGTGGTGCTGGTCGTCGCCGGTCCGGGGATCGTGGCCTTCGCAGGCCATCGGGAGCCGGCGGCCGCGCACGTCACCGCGGCGACGGATCCGCAGACCGGGGTGTGGGCCGAGGTCACGGCCGACGCCGGGGACACGGGCAGCCGGCTGCTGCTGCGGGTGAAGGACGGCACCGGTCCGCACCGCTGCCGGCTCGTCGTCGTGGGCCGCGACGGCTCCGAACAGGTCGTCGGCACCTGGACCGAACACGGCCACGGCACCAGCACCTTCACCGCGCTGGGATCCTCCACGATGCGTCCCGGCCAGATCGACCGCTACGAGGTGCGCACCGAGGAGGGGCAGCACCTGGTGTCCGTCGAGGCGTCGTAG
- a CDS encoding sigma-70 family RNA polymerase sigma factor: protein MTAGTSLIHGTVTPTHRTTTAEHELAALQREHGGPLFALLLRLCDGDRQRAEDLVQETLVRAWQHPEALHADDFDSVRPWLLTVARRLAIDARRARQARPPETGDEIPETARVTADHAERAAAMLDVREAVKTLTPEHRDVLVLVYFLGASVTEAAQTLGVPPGTVKSRAFYALRALRRVLLGYAADLH, encoded by the coding sequence ATGACGGCCGGAACCTCACTCATCCACGGGACCGTGACACCGACCCACCGGACGACGACCGCCGAACACGAACTCGCCGCGCTCCAGCGCGAGCACGGCGGACCTCTCTTCGCCCTGTTGCTCAGACTCTGCGACGGAGACCGGCAGCGCGCCGAGGACCTCGTCCAGGAGACCCTGGTGCGCGCCTGGCAGCATCCCGAGGCGCTGCACGCCGACGACTTCGACTCCGTACGGCCCTGGCTGCTGACGGTCGCCCGGCGGCTCGCCATCGACGCGCGGCGGGCCCGGCAGGCACGGCCGCCGGAGACCGGCGACGAGATCCCCGAGACCGCGCGGGTGACCGCCGATCACGCCGAACGGGCCGCCGCGATGCTCGATGTCCGGGAGGCTGTGAAGACACTCACGCCGGAACACCGTGACGTCCTGGTACTCGTGTATTTCCTCGGGGCCAGTGTGACGGAAGCGGCGCAGACCCTGGGCGTTCCACCCGGTACCGTGAAGTCCCGCGCGTTCTACGCGCTGCGCGCGCTGCGCCGGGTCCTTCTGGGTTATGCGGCCGACCTGCACTGA
- a CDS encoding CapA family protein: MIGRRQQAALALTAVLTAAAACQNHARGESGHAAPSGSTTRGFTLVATGDVLPHTSVIDRAAYDSGEGGYDFRPMLSGVQPVVARADLALCHMETVYGADGEYSGYPAFKSPPQIAQGLVATGYDGCSTASNHSLDDGADGIRRTLDAMDQAGLRHAGTARSEAEAHSVTILRAGPAKVAHLAYTFGTNSTAVPSGRPWAVNLIDERRMIADARAARKAGADVVVVSVQWGTEWQDAPDQLQLGLAQRLTAATTDGRPDIDLILGTHAHVPQAYEKVNGTWVIYGMGDQIAGAMYNAQGVRDARGNESTIGRFTFAPPARQGARWRVTKAEFIPQLYDLDAGRVVDVNRAIADGAAALDGVRNRIRDVVLSRGAAKDGLVMGE, translated from the coding sequence ATGATCGGACGCAGGCAACAGGCGGCCCTGGCCCTCACGGCCGTTCTTACGGCCGCGGCCGCCTGCCAGAACCATGCGCGGGGGGAGTCCGGGCACGCGGCCCCCTCAGGGTCCACCACCCGCGGCTTCACCCTCGTCGCCACCGGTGACGTCCTGCCGCACACCTCCGTCATCGACCGGGCGGCCTACGACTCCGGCGAGGGCGGCTACGACTTCCGGCCCATGCTCTCCGGCGTCCAACCGGTCGTCGCCCGCGCCGATCTGGCGCTGTGTCATATGGAAACCGTCTACGGTGCCGACGGCGAGTACTCCGGCTACCCCGCGTTCAAGTCACCGCCGCAGATCGCCCAGGGCCTCGTCGCGACCGGCTACGACGGCTGCTCCACCGCCTCCAACCACTCCCTGGACGACGGCGCCGACGGGATCCGCCGCACCCTGGACGCCATGGACCAGGCCGGCCTCCGGCACGCCGGCACCGCCCGCAGCGAGGCCGAGGCCCACTCGGTCACCATCCTGCGGGCCGGCCCCGCCAAGGTCGCGCACCTGGCGTACACCTTCGGCACCAACAGCACCGCAGTGCCCTCCGGCCGGCCCTGGGCCGTGAACCTCATCGACGAGCGGCGGATGATCGCCGACGCCCGCGCCGCCCGGAAGGCCGGTGCCGACGTGGTCGTGGTCTCGGTGCAGTGGGGCACCGAATGGCAGGACGCGCCGGACCAGTTGCAGCTCGGCCTCGCCCAGCGGCTCACCGCCGCCACCACCGACGGCCGCCCGGACATCGACCTGATCCTCGGCACCCACGCCCATGTCCCGCAGGCCTACGAGAAGGTCAACGGCACCTGGGTGATCTACGGCATGGGCGACCAGATCGCCGGCGCCATGTACAACGCCCAGGGCGTCCGGGATGCACGCGGCAACGAGTCCACGATCGGCCGCTTCACCTTCGCCCCGCCCGCGCGGCAGGGCGCCCGCTGGCGGGTCACCAAGGCCGAGTTCATCCCGCAGCTGTACGACCTCGACGCGGGCCGGGTGGTGGACGTCAACCGGGCCATCGCCGACGGCGCCGCCGCCCTGGACGGGGTGCGCAACCGCATCCGGGACGTGGTGCTCAGCCGCGGCGCCGCCAAGGACGGCCTGGTCATGGGGGAGTGA
- a CDS encoding amino acid permease produces MERLRAGEGILRRKPIEHIEDTEVHEGVRLDRSLGLWQLTAIGVGGIIGAGIFTLAGTVANGTAGPAVLVSFLIAGVASACAALSYAEFAGLIPKAGSAYTYGYAVLGEFAGWFIGWDLLLEYTAIVAVVAIGISGYFGFLVEEMGAKLPVWMLGAPGTGAGHRVDLFAAVLCLLIAWLLNLGIRSAARFETVVVGLKVLVVLLVIGVGVFHINSANYHPFFPFGVGGAFTGAATVFFAVFGYDAMSTAAEESKDAQRHMPKAIIYSLVISMVLYVAACLVLTGMQNYKHIDPKSGFSTAFKSVGLDRLADVIAVGAIIGILTVMFTFMLGVTRVWFSMSRDGLLPKWFAKTHPARHVPTRVTWIVGVASAAIAGFVPIGSAAELTNIGILLAFVVVCTAVIVLRYRQPELPRTFRTPWMPVVPALGVVFSIWLITFLQWETWVRFAVWFVIGCVIYFGYSYRRSVLAVQQPAE; encoded by the coding sequence ATGGAAAGGCTCCGCGCGGGTGAAGGCATTCTCCGCCGCAAACCCATCGAGCACATCGAGGACACGGAGGTCCACGAGGGCGTCCGGCTGGACCGGTCGCTGGGCCTGTGGCAGCTCACCGCGATCGGGGTGGGCGGCATCATCGGCGCGGGCATCTTCACGCTGGCCGGCACGGTGGCCAACGGCACGGCCGGACCCGCGGTCCTGGTGTCGTTCCTGATCGCCGGTGTGGCGAGCGCCTGTGCGGCGCTGTCGTACGCCGAGTTCGCCGGGCTGATCCCGAAGGCGGGGTCGGCGTACACCTACGGCTACGCGGTGCTCGGCGAGTTCGCGGGCTGGTTCATCGGCTGGGACCTGCTGCTGGAGTACACGGCGATCGTGGCGGTGGTGGCGATCGGCATCTCGGGCTACTTCGGCTTCCTGGTCGAGGAGATGGGCGCGAAGCTGCCCGTCTGGATGCTGGGGGCGCCCGGCACCGGGGCGGGGCACCGGGTCGATCTGTTCGCGGCGGTCCTGTGCCTGCTGATCGCCTGGCTGCTCAATCTGGGCATCCGCAGCGCGGCCCGTTTCGAGACGGTCGTCGTGGGCCTGAAGGTGCTGGTGGTGCTGCTGGTGATCGGGGTGGGCGTGTTCCACATCAACTCGGCGAACTACCACCCGTTCTTCCCGTTCGGCGTCGGCGGCGCCTTCACGGGCGCGGCGACCGTGTTCTTCGCGGTGTTCGGGTACGACGCCATGTCGACGGCGGCCGAGGAGTCCAAGGACGCCCAGCGGCACATGCCGAAGGCGATCATCTACTCACTGGTGATCTCGATGGTGCTGTACGTGGCGGCCTGTCTGGTCCTGACGGGCATGCAGAACTACAAGCACATCGACCCGAAGAGCGGCTTCTCCACCGCGTTCAAGTCGGTGGGCCTGGACCGGCTCGCGGACGTGATCGCGGTGGGCGCGATCATCGGCATCCTCACGGTGATGTTCACGTTCATGCTGGGCGTGACCCGGGTGTGGTTCTCGATGTCCCGTGACGGTCTGCTGCCGAAGTGGTTCGCCAAAACGCACCCGGCGCGCCATGTGCCGACCCGGGTGACCTGGATCGTCGGGGTGGCGTCGGCGGCCATCGCCGGGTTCGTGCCGATCGGCTCGGCGGCCGAGCTGACCAACATCGGCATCCTGCTGGCGTTCGTGGTGGTGTGTACGGCGGTGATCGTGCTGCGCTACCGGCAGCCGGAGCTTCCGCGCACCTTCCGTACGCCGTGGATGCCCGTGGTGCCCGCGCTCGGTGTGGTCTTCTCGATCTGGCTGATCACGTTTCTGCAGTGGGAGACCTGGGTGCGGTTCGCCGTGTGGTTCGTGATCGGGTGCGTGATCTACTTCGGCTACTCCTACCGGCGTTCCGTGCTGGCGGTACAGCAGCCCGCCGAATGA
- a CDS encoding MFS transporter yields MKLGRQFGWLWAAYAVSTFGTWLAFDAFAMIAVLVLHAGSAEVSLLASAGVAVGAVAAVPLGPWVEFRRKRPVMITGDLVRCAALLTLPVAYALGVLGFGQLLAVSVIVAAADITFTAASGAHLKALVPPADVLTATSRFESTSWTATVLGPPLGGAAIGLLGPVTTVTADAVSYVLSALGIRAIGTGEPCPERTAAPRAGDLLDGWRHLLTSPALRPLFFNALANNALIMAVSPVLSVLMLGHLGFAPWQYGLAFAVPCLGGLLGSRLARPLATRYGRRRVLLTAGVLRALWPVGLALVRPGVPGLLVVMVTEAGLITCNGVFSPVLAAERLDLTPSDRVARTLAAWSVTGKATTAAVTALWGLLAALTSPRTAIATAGIVMPATPLPLWRTTRPTERPSPASVPPSPAAPPPSR; encoded by the coding sequence ATGAAGCTGGGCCGACAGTTCGGATGGCTGTGGGCGGCCTACGCGGTCAGCACCTTCGGCACCTGGCTCGCCTTCGACGCCTTCGCGATGATCGCGGTCCTGGTGCTGCACGCCGGCTCCGCCGAGGTGTCCCTGCTCGCCTCCGCCGGCGTGGCGGTCGGCGCGGTGGCCGCGGTACCGCTCGGGCCGTGGGTGGAGTTCCGGCGCAAGCGGCCGGTGATGATCACCGGCGACCTCGTGCGCTGTGCGGCGCTGCTCACCCTGCCCGTCGCCTACGCGCTCGGGGTGCTCGGCTTCGGGCAGCTGCTGGCGGTCTCCGTGATCGTCGCAGCGGCCGACATCACCTTCACCGCCGCCTCCGGCGCCCATCTCAAGGCCCTCGTGCCGCCCGCGGACGTGCTCACCGCCACCAGCCGGTTCGAGTCCACCTCCTGGACCGCCACCGTGCTCGGCCCGCCGCTCGGCGGCGCCGCGATCGGCCTGCTCGGACCCGTGACGACCGTGACCGCGGACGCCGTCAGCTATGTGCTCTCCGCCCTGGGCATCCGCGCCATCGGAACCGGCGAGCCCTGCCCGGAGCGCACCGCCGCGCCCCGCGCCGGCGACCTTCTCGACGGCTGGCGGCACCTGCTCACCAGCCCCGCCCTGCGCCCCTTGTTCTTCAACGCGCTCGCCAACAACGCCCTGATCATGGCCGTCTCGCCGGTGCTCTCGGTACTCATGCTCGGGCACCTCGGCTTCGCGCCCTGGCAGTACGGCCTCGCCTTCGCCGTGCCCTGCCTCGGCGGGCTGCTCGGCTCCCGGCTGGCCCGTCCGCTCGCCACCCGCTACGGCCGCCGCCGGGTCCTGCTCACCGCCGGTGTGCTGCGTGCCCTGTGGCCCGTCGGGCTCGCCCTCGTCCGCCCCGGCGTGCCCGGACTGCTGGTGGTGATGGTGACCGAGGCAGGACTGATCACCTGCAACGGTGTGTTCAGCCCCGTCCTCGCCGCCGAGCGCCTCGATCTGACGCCCTCCGACCGCGTGGCCCGTACCCTCGCCGCCTGGTCGGTCACCGGCAAGGCCACGACCGCCGCCGTGACCGCCCTGTGGGGCCTGCTGGCCGCCCTCACGAGCCCGCGCACGGCGATCGCCACGGCCGGGATCGTGATGCCGGCGACCCCGCTGCCGCTGTGGCGTACCACGCGCCCTACGGAACGACCGTCACCGGCCAGCGTCCCGCCTTCACCAGCCGCACCGCCACCGAGCCGATGA
- a CDS encoding universal stress protein, which translates to MTEQHGQHTPSHARFERGTDGPKVIVVGVDGSDSSLRAAAYAGGLARRQHALLAVVYVQPVLAAGAALGAPVAETTDEIAEDLVTYIREAAERVKGIFEVRWEFHTFRGDPYNGLVKAADELKADAVVVGASEQAGHRIIGSVAVRLVKAGRWPVTVVP; encoded by the coding sequence GTGACGGAACAGCACGGGCAGCACACCCCCTCGCACGCACGGTTCGAGCGGGGTACGGACGGGCCGAAGGTCATCGTCGTCGGGGTGGACGGCTCCGACTCCTCGCTGCGTGCCGCGGCGTACGCGGGCGGGCTCGCCCGGCGGCAGCACGCGCTGCTGGCCGTGGTGTATGTGCAGCCCGTGCTGGCGGCCGGGGCGGCGCTGGGAGCGCCGGTGGCGGAGACGACCGACGAGATCGCCGAGGACCTGGTCACGTACATCCGGGAGGCGGCCGAGCGGGTCAAGGGGATATTCGAGGTGCGCTGGGAGTTCCACACCTTCCGCGGAGATCCCTACAACGGCCTGGTCAAGGCGGCCGACGAGCTGAAGGCGGACGCGGTGGTCGTGGGCGCCTCGGAGCAGGCCGGGCACCGGATCATCGGCTCGGTGGCGGTGCGGCTGGTGAAGGCGGGACGCTGGCCGGTGACGGTCGTTCCGTAG
- the lysX gene encoding bifunctional lysylphosphatidylglycerol synthetase/lysine--tRNA ligase LysX: MTASAEPVARRDPTAPAGPPASGRLGWVPEAFATLFGALGLLCALLALIEPLRRVFRPVARTVDQLLVPISANLAYAVFLFLLAGAIAARKKVAWWLVVVYLGLLVLTDALGLILGLYAQSVPSFVLCGLLLLLLVVARREFYAASRRGALWRAIGVLLAGLAVAILLGWALVMLFPGTLPANEHLVWAADRVLGGLFPPSSFTGRPPRKVTFVLGLLGALALLNAAATLFRSQRLEAALHGDEEARIRALLAAYGARDSLGYFATRRDKAVVFSPSGKAAVTYRVEAGVCLASGDPVGDPEAWPHAIAAWLDHARRYAWVPAVMGASEDGARAYARAGLGALQLGDEAIVYVAAFDLDGRDMRVTRQAVHRVRRTGASCRIRRHATLTEHEMEEIVDKADAWRDTETERGFSMALDRLGDPADGDCLLVEALGEDGSLLALLSFVPWGRDGVSLDLMRRDRAAPNGVMEFMVADLCAAAPKLGVRRISLNFAVFRSVFEEGARIGAGPVLRLWRRMLLFFSRWWQLEALYRSNAKYHPEWYPRFICYGETASLARIGLASGIAEGFVSVPSLRKLWGKGHPKTGQRPATAHGLPPLTALGLDGGDQAGLVAPDAGLPEQVRVRHHKLDTLRATGTDPYPVGVPVPTHALADVPPGTDVTVAGRLMLVRDFGGIVFAVLRDWSGDHQIALTRSGAGAALDRFTAGCDIGDHITATGHAGRSDRGEPTVFVTSWQLTGKCLRPLPDKRRGLTDPEARVRRRYLDLVTSPAARTVIRARSTAVQALRQGLLDRGFVEVETPMLQQIHGGANARPFTTHINAYDLDLYLRIAPELYLKRLCVGGLEKVFELGRTFRNEGVSYKHNPEFTMLEAYQAYADYDVMLDLTRELIQGAATAAFGSPVARKDGQEYDISGPWPVKTVYGALSEALGEEIGPGSELLRLHRLCDRAGVPYTADDGPGDIVLEMYERLVEEGTQLPTFYKDFPTDVAPLTRQHRTDPRLAERWDLVAFGTELGTAYSELTDPVEQRRRLTEQSLRAAGGDPEAMELDEEFLEALEYAMPPTGGLGIGVDRLVMFLTGLTIRETLPFPLVRRR; the protein is encoded by the coding sequence ATGACCGCCAGCGCGGAGCCCGTCGCCCGGAGGGACCCCACGGCCCCGGCCGGCCCGCCCGCGAGCGGGCGGCTCGGCTGGGTGCCCGAGGCCTTCGCGACACTCTTCGGCGCGCTCGGCCTGCTGTGTGCCCTGCTCGCGCTCATCGAACCGCTGCGCCGGGTGTTCCGCCCGGTCGCCCGCACCGTCGACCAGCTGCTGGTACCCATCAGCGCCAACCTGGCCTACGCCGTCTTCCTGTTCCTGCTGGCCGGCGCCATCGCCGCCCGCAAGAAGGTCGCCTGGTGGCTGGTCGTCGTCTATCTCGGCCTGCTCGTCCTCACCGACGCGCTCGGCCTGATCCTCGGCCTGTACGCCCAGTCGGTGCCGTCCTTCGTGCTGTGCGGTCTGCTGCTGCTCCTGCTCGTCGTGGCCCGCAGGGAGTTCTACGCCGCCTCCCGCCGCGGCGCCCTGTGGCGGGCCATCGGCGTCCTGCTGGCCGGGCTCGCCGTGGCCATCCTGCTCGGCTGGGCCCTGGTCATGCTGTTCCCGGGCACGCTCCCGGCGAACGAGCATCTGGTCTGGGCGGCCGACCGGGTCCTCGGCGGACTGTTCCCGCCCAGCTCCTTCACCGGCCGCCCGCCCCGCAAGGTCACCTTCGTGCTCGGGCTGCTCGGCGCCCTCGCCCTGCTCAACGCGGCCGCCACGCTGTTCCGTTCCCAGCGCCTGGAAGCCGCCCTGCACGGCGACGAGGAGGCCCGCATCCGCGCCCTCCTCGCGGCCTACGGCGCGCGGGACTCCCTCGGCTACTTCGCCACCCGCCGCGACAAGGCCGTCGTCTTCTCGCCCAGCGGCAAGGCCGCCGTCACCTACCGCGTCGAGGCCGGCGTCTGCCTCGCCAGCGGCGACCCCGTCGGCGACCCCGAGGCCTGGCCGCACGCCATCGCCGCCTGGCTGGACCACGCCCGCCGGTACGCCTGGGTGCCCGCCGTGATGGGCGCCTCCGAGGACGGCGCCCGCGCCTACGCCCGCGCCGGACTCGGCGCCCTCCAGCTCGGTGACGAGGCGATCGTGTACGTGGCCGCCTTCGACCTGGACGGCCGCGACATGCGGGTGACCCGGCAGGCCGTGCACCGCGTCCGGCGCACCGGCGCCAGCTGCCGTATCCGCCGCCACGCCACCCTCACCGAACACGAGATGGAGGAGATCGTCGACAAGGCGGACGCCTGGCGCGACACCGAGACCGAGCGCGGCTTCTCCATGGCCCTGGACCGGCTCGGCGACCCCGCCGACGGCGACTGCCTGCTCGTGGAGGCCCTCGGCGAGGACGGGAGCCTGCTCGCCCTGCTCTCCTTCGTGCCCTGGGGCCGCGACGGCGTCTCGCTGGACCTGATGCGCCGTGACCGCGCCGCGCCCAACGGGGTCATGGAGTTCATGGTCGCCGACCTGTGCGCCGCCGCCCCCAAACTGGGCGTCCGCCGCATCTCGCTGAACTTCGCCGTCTTCCGGTCGGTCTTCGAGGAGGGCGCCCGCATCGGCGCCGGACCCGTCCTCAGGCTCTGGCGCCGCATGCTGCTGTTCTTCTCCCGCTGGTGGCAGCTGGAGGCCCTGTACCGCTCCAACGCCAAATACCACCCGGAGTGGTACCCGCGGTTCATCTGCTACGGCGAGACCGCCTCCCTCGCCCGCATCGGCCTGGCCTCCGGCATCGCCGAAGGCTTCGTCTCCGTACCGTCGTTGCGCAAACTCTGGGGAAAGGGGCACCCGAAGACCGGACAGCGGCCCGCCACGGCCCACGGGCTGCCGCCCCTGACGGCGCTCGGCCTCGACGGAGGGGACCAGGCCGGGCTCGTCGCCCCGGACGCGGGCCTGCCCGAACAGGTCCGCGTCCGGCACCACAAGCTCGACACACTCCGCGCCACCGGCACCGACCCCTACCCGGTCGGCGTCCCCGTCCCCACCCACGCCCTCGCCGATGTGCCCCCGGGCACGGACGTCACCGTGGCCGGACGGCTCATGCTGGTCCGCGACTTCGGCGGCATCGTCTTCGCCGTGCTGCGCGACTGGTCCGGCGACCACCAGATCGCGCTCACGCGCAGCGGCGCCGGCGCCGCCCTCGACCGCTTCACCGCCGGCTGCGACATCGGCGACCACATCACCGCCACCGGACACGCCGGCCGCAGCGACCGGGGCGAACCCACCGTCTTCGTCACCTCCTGGCAGCTCACCGGCAAATGCCTGCGCCCGCTGCCCGACAAACGCCGCGGCCTCACCGACCCCGAGGCCAGGGTCCGCCGCCGCTACCTCGACCTCGTCACCAGCCCCGCCGCGCGGACCGTGATCCGGGCCCGCTCCACCGCCGTACAGGCCCTGCGCCAGGGCCTGCTGGACCGCGGCTTCGTCGAGGTCGAGACCCCGATGCTGCAGCAGATCCACGGCGGCGCCAACGCCCGCCCCTTCACCACCCACATCAACGCCTACGACCTCGACCTGTACCTGCGCATCGCCCCCGAGCTGTATCTGAAACGGCTGTGCGTCGGTGGCCTGGAGAAGGTCTTCGAACTGGGCCGCACCTTCCGCAACGAAGGAGTCTCCTACAAGCACAACCCCGAGTTCACGATGCTGGAGGCCTACCAGGCGTACGCCGACTACGACGTCATGCTCGACCTCACCCGCGAGCTGATCCAGGGCGCGGCGACCGCCGCCTTCGGCTCCCCCGTGGCCCGCAAGGACGGGCAGGAATACGACATCTCCGGGCCGTGGCCGGTCAAGACGGTCTACGGCGCGCTGTCCGAGGCGCTGGGGGAGGAGATCGGCCCCGGCTCCGAACTGCTGCGCCTGCACCGGCTGTGCGACCGGGCCGGGGTGCCGTACACAGCCGACGACGGGCCCGGGGACATCGTCCTGGAGATGTACGAACGGCTCGTCGAGGAAGGAACCCAACTCCCCACCTTCTACAAGGACTTCCCGACGGATGTCGCGCCGCTGACCCGGCAGCACCGCACCGATCCGCGGCTCGCCGAACGCTGGGACCTCGTCGCCTTCGGCACCGAACTCGGCACCGCCTACTCCGAGTTGACTGATCCGGTGGAACAACGGCGGCGGCTCACCGAGCAGTCGCTGCGAGCCGCCGGCGGTGACCCGGAGGCCATGGAGCTGGACGAGGAATTCCTGGAAGCGCTGGAGTACGCGATGCCCCCGACCGGCGGCCTCGGCATCGGCGTCGACCGGCTCGTGATGTTCCTCACCGGCCTGACGATCCGGGAGACCTTGCCGTTCCCGCTGGTGCGCCGCCGCTGA
- a CDS encoding polysaccharide deacetylase family protein — protein sequence MQKDHFFTRRRMLLAGAAALGAAGTAGGVLAGRSGETTGTAAAPAPAPVPGPQARQALKGSAFRLQPLTGDGPPRAAPRRLKVRREPILRISGRGRQMILTFDDGPNPDYTPHILDTLAKYDVRAMFFVCGECVADYRELVARMADEGHVVGNHTWTHPLLTALNRKEIRSEMERTSDIIEDAYGERPQWFRAPYGAWNRATFQLGAEMGMEPMAWTLDTTDWMEPGTGTIIDRVESGAAPGVVVLSHDAGGDRSETVHAIREWLPYLLDSGYHPTVPSRRA from the coding sequence ATGCAGAAGGATCATTTCTTCACCCGGCGCCGGATGCTCCTCGCCGGCGCGGCCGCTCTGGGCGCCGCGGGTACCGCCGGAGGCGTCCTGGCGGGCCGCTCCGGCGAGACCACCGGGACCGCCGCCGCTCCCGCCCCGGCGCCGGTCCCGGGCCCCCAGGCCCGCCAGGCGCTCAAGGGTTCCGCCTTCCGGCTCCAGCCGCTCACGGGTGACGGACCGCCACGTGCCGCGCCACGCAGGCTAAAGGTCCGCAGGGAGCCCATCCTCCGGATCTCCGGGCGCGGCCGGCAGATGATCCTGACCTTCGACGACGGCCCCAACCCGGACTACACCCCGCACATCCTGGACACCCTCGCCAAGTACGACGTGCGGGCGATGTTCTTCGTGTGCGGCGAGTGCGTGGCCGACTACAGGGAACTGGTGGCCCGGATGGCCGACGAGGGCCATGTCGTCGGCAACCACACCTGGACGCATCCGCTGCTGACGGCCCTCAACCGCAAGGAGATCCGTTCCGAGATGGAGCGCACGAGCGACATCATCGAGGACGCCTACGGCGAGCGCCCGCAGTGGTTCCGCGCACCCTACGGGGCCTGGAACCGGGCCACGTTCCAACTGGGCGCCGAGATGGGCATGGAGCCGATGGCGTGGACGCTCGACACCACCGACTGGATGGAGCCGGGCACAGGCACCATCATCGACCGGGTGGAGAGCGGCGCCGCCCCCGGGGTCGTGGTGCTCTCCCATGACGCGGGGGGCGATCGCTCGGAGACCGTTCACGCGATCCGTGAATGGCTGCCCTATCTCCTCGACTCCGGATATCACCCGACGGTTCCGAGCCGACGCGCGTGA